Within Pseudomonas tructae, the genomic segment GCGGGTACCGCACTAGCCGCCGGCAAGCCATGCGAAGAGCTCAAGAGCGAAATAGCAGCCAAGCTCGATGCCAAAGGCGTCAGCGGTTACTCGCTGGAGATCGTTGATAAAGGTGCTGCCGCAGACGGCAAAGTTGTGGGTAGCTGTGAAGGCGGTACCAAGCAAATCATCTACAAGCGTGGCTGATCGATATTGAATCCATCGCGGGGCAAGCTCGCTCCTACATTATTGTGGGAGCGGGCTTGCCCCGCGATTGGGCCCTCAGCCGCCCAGCACTGTGCGCGCAAGCAGCTCATAGGAGCGGATCCGGTCCGCATGTTCATACAGGTCGCAGGTAAAGATCAGCTCATCGGCCTCGGTCTGCTCCAGCAGCACTTCAAGTTTGGCGCGGATCTTCTCTGGGCTACCAACCATCGCCAGCCCGAGGAAACTGCCTACCGCTTCACGTTCATGAGGCAGCCACAGGCCGTCCATGGTTTTTACCGGCGGACGTTGCACCAGGCTTTGCCCGCGCATCAGGGCGAGGATGCGCTGGTACACCGAGGTGGCCAGGTAATCCGCCTGCTCGTCGGTATCGGCGGCAACCAGCGGCACACCGAGCATCACGTAGGGCTTGTCGAGTACCGCCGAAGGCTGGAAGTGGTTGCGGTACACGCGAATCGCCTCATGCATGTAGCGAGGGGCGAAATGCGAGGCGAAGGCGTAGGGCAAGCCGCGCATGCCGGCCAGTTGCGCACTGAACAGGCTCGAACCGAGCAACCAGATCGGCACTTCGGTGCCGTAACCCGGCACCGCAATGACTTTTTGCTCCGGTGTCCGTGGGCCCAGGTAGCGCACCAGTTCTTCGACATCATCAGGAAAGTCGTCGGCACTGCCGGAGCGCTCGCGGCGCAGGGCGCGGGCGGTCATCTGGTCGGAACCCGGGGCGCGGCCCAGGCCCAGGTCGATACGCCCGGGATAAAGGCTGGCCAGGGTGCCGAACTGTTCGGCGATCACCAATGGCGCATGGTTGGGCAGCATTACCCCGCCGGCGCCCACGCGGATCGTCGAAGTGCCGCCGGCCAGATAGCTGAGCAGCACCGAGGTTGCCGAGCTGGCGATGCCATCCATGTTGTGGTGCTCGGCCACCCAGAAGCGGTTGTAGCCAAACTTCTCGACATGTTGTGCAAGGTCCAGCGAGTTGCGCAGCGACTGTGCCGGGCCGCTGTCAGCGCGCACGGGTACCAGGTCGAGGGTGGAAATCTTGATATCCGCAAGTTGCTTCATGGGCGATTGAGCCTCCTGGGCAGTCATTTGGCCGAGGTGGAGCAACGGCCTTTCTAGCTCTGTATGGGCACATCCGCAGGAATCAATGCCGGAGTTCGTAATCCGTATGAACTTGCATGTGTCAGGGGTCTCTGAATTTAAGGCAAGGCGCGATATCACGTGCCCTGGGAGCTCAGGAGGCTTTATGAAAAAGACAGCATCGGCTATTTGGCAGGGCGGGCTTAAGGAAGGCAAAGGCCTGCTTTCCACCGAAAGTGGTGCCCTCAAGCAAAACCCCTATGGCTTCAACACCCGTTTCGAAGGCCAGCCGGGGACCAACCCTGAAGAGTTGATCGGCGCGGCGCATGCCGGCTGTTTCTCCATGGCCTTGTCGATGATGCTGGGCGAGGCGGGTCTGACCGCCGAGCGCATTGACACCATTGCCGAAGTCACCCTCGACAAGTTGCCTGATGGCTTTGCCATCACCGCCGTGAACCTGATACTCAAGGCCAAGGTGCCTGGTGCCAGCGAGGCGCAGTTTGTCGAGATCGCCAACAAGGCCAAGGCCGGTTGCCCGGTCTCGAAGGTGCTCAACGCGACAATCAGCCTGGAGGCAACGCTGCTGAGCTAAGGCAGAACCGGGACGCACCTGTTGTGGTCAAATAGAAGTCGGTGGAGCGTCCACCGTCACCAGGAGCTGTCCCATGATTCGTGTTGCAATGGCTGTGCTGGCTTCGCTGCTGGCGACTTCTGCGCTGGCCGCGCCAAAGAACTGTGAAGAGCTCAAGGCCGAGATCGAAGCCAAGATCCAGGCCAACAACGTGAGCTCCTATACCTTGGAAATCGTCAAGACCGAGGATGTCCACGACCAGAACATGGTGGTCGGCAGCTGTGAAGGCGGCAGCCGGAAGATCATCTATCAGAAGAATGATCGTTAGACTTCAGGGCGTACAGAAAATGTTGTTCGATTCTTCGGCAACCACCTTGCGCTGGGCATCATACAGGTAGGCGCTGGGCTGCATGGCCGGGGCCCGGGCTTCCAGGCGATAGCGCTGCCCCGCCTCGAAGTGATCGAACTTGACGGTCAGGTAGCAGGTGCGTTCGGTGGGGTCGGTGATGAAACCGCCGGACTGGATTTCGTAATCGAAACGTACCACCAGCTCGTGTGCGCCGGGCGTCACCTGGAAGAAACGGCCATCGGTCACACGCTGGCCATCCAGGCGCTCGGCCATCACCAGTTTCCCTGGCGTGATGGTGTAAAAATCGACCCAGGCCTGTTTGTTATCCACAGGTGGCAGGGGGCTGGCGCAGGCCCCCAGCGTACTGATTGCGAGCAGCATCATAGGCTGGCGCATGGCGAACTCCGACGTGCGGGTTACAAAGCTTAAGCATAGCGCCATTCACGTCTTCAGGTGCGTTGGCAGCCTGCCGGCAAGCCGGTGCCCACCACTTTGCGCTGTTGGTCATAGAGCTTTGCCCACGGACGGAAACCGATGCTGCCCGCTTCGAGCTGGTAACGCTGGCCGGCAGCGAAGTCCTTGAACTTCACATTGAGCTGGCAATCGCGCCACAGCGGCTCTTCGACCGGGCCGATATTGCTCGGGGTCACCGGGAACAGGTAGCGCACGGTCAGTTCATGGCTACCTGGCGACACTTCGAAGTAGCGTTTGTCGGCCCAGGCACGCTCGTCCACTTCAATAGCATGCAGGGTATCGTCCCGATCCGGGGCAAGGTCGATCCAGGCCTGATTGGGGTCGGCGACGGGCAGGCTGGCACAGCCGCAAACAAGCACAACAGCGCTGACGACAAGCAGTGTACGCATGGCAAAACTCCAGCCGGGCAGGATAGTCTTGAAGCTGATGAGTACTTGAGCGGATGACAGGACACGAATGCTTCGACTATTTCTTTTGTTACGCTCAAGTCATGGGGCACTCGACCACATTTTTCGCCACTTGGTTCCCCTGCTGGCCATCGGGCTGCTGAACGGTTGCGCCAGCGTCAGTTACTACGAGCAACTGGCCAGCGGTCAATTGCAGTTGCTGCAGGCACGCCAGCCGGTTGCTGAACTGATTGCCGATCCTGCCACCGACGGCAAACTGCGCCAGCAACTGCTGCAGGCCGAGCGGGCACGAGCCTTTGCCAGTAAGCAGCTCAAGCTGCCGGACAACCGCAGCTACCGGGTGTATGCCGACATTGGTAGGCCCTTCGTGGTCTGGAACGTGTTTGCCACCCCTGAATTATCCCTTGAGCCGCAAACCCATTGTTTCCCTATTGCCGGTTGCGTCGCCTACCGAGGCTACTACCGTCAGGGCGCCGCGCGCGGGGCGGCGGCACTGCAAAAGCAGCAGGGGCTGGATGTGTACATCGGCGGTGTTGAGGCCTATTCGACACTGGGCTGGTTCGATGATCCGATTCTAAGCTCCATGCTCGGTTGGGGCGACGAGCGCCTGGCCGCGGTGATTTTTCATGAGCTGGCGCATCAGCGGGTCTATGTGCAGGACGACACTGCGTTCAACGAGTCCTTCGCCACCTTTGTCGAGCAAGAAGGTAGCCATCAATGGCGCGCGGCACGCGGGCTGCCGGCCTTGGCCGACGGGGCTGGCGAGCAGCGCGATCAGTTTGTCGCCCTGGTTCTGGCCAGCCGCGAACGGCTCAAGGGCTTGTACGCGGCGCCGCTGAGCGACTCTGCCAAGCGCTCCGGCAAGCAGGCCGAGTTCGAACGCTTGCGCCGGGAGTACCGGGCCCTGCGCGAGGGCCAATGGGGTGGTGTCGGTCGCTACGACGCCTGGATCAATGCGCCACTGAACAACGCCAAGCTGCTGCCCTTTGGCCTGTATGACCAGTGGGTGCCGGCTTTTGCCCAGCTGTTTGTCGAAGTGGGGGGCGATTGGCAGGTGTTTTATCAGCGAGTAGATGCTTTGGGGCAGTTGCCGGTTAATCAGCGCCAACAAGCGTTGAAAAGCTTTGCGGGGCAAGCACGCTCCCACAGCAGGAGCGGGCTTGCCCCGCGATAGAGCCCTCAGCCGCGCTGAAACGCCTGATGCAGCTCAGCCAGGGTCGCAAAGTGATACGCCGGCTGTTCCGCTGTCAGCTCTTCCTGGCTGCCAAACCCATAGCCCACCGCCACTGCTTCCAGGCCATTGCTGCGCGCCCCGATCAGGTCGTGCTTGCGGTCACCGATCATCAAGGTGTGCGCCGGGTCCAGGGCTTCTTCAGTCAACAGATGACGGATCAGCTCTACCTTGTTGGTGCGTGTGCCGTCCAGCTCACTGCCGTAGATCACCTTGAAGTGCCGGGCGAAATCGAAATGGCGGGCGATCTCGCGGGCAAATTCCCAGGGTTTGGAGGTGGCGATGTACAGCGTACGCCCCTGCCCTTGCAGGGTTTCGAGCATCTCGCTGACACCGTCGAACACCTGGTTTTCGTACAGGCCAGTGACCTTGAAGCGCTCGCGATAGTAATTCACCGCGTCCCAGGCCTTGGCTTCATCGAAGTCATAGAACTGCATGAAGGCCTGCAGCAGCGGTGGGCCGATGAAGTGTTCCAGACGCGTCAGGTCCGGCTCGTCGATGCCGAGCTTGGCCAGTGCGTACTGGATCGAGCGGGTGATGCCCAAGCGCGGGTCGGTCAGGGTGCCGTCAAGGTCGAAGAGGATGTTTTGCTGATGCATGGCAGTCTCGAATAGGGCTGTGGGCAGCTTCACTCAGGCAGGTGATAGCCGGCGGCCAGGTGCTGGTCCTTGAGTTTGACGTAGTTGCCGGCGCTGTAGGAAAAGAACGCACGCTCCTTCTCGGTCAGGGCGCGGGCCTGTTTGACCGGGCTGCCGACATAGAGAAAGCCGCTTTCCAGGCGCTTGCCTGGCGGCACCAGGCTGCCAGCGCCGATGATCACTTCGTCTTCGACAACGGCGCCATCCATCAGGGTGCTGCCCATGCCGACCAGGATGCGGTTGCCCAAGGTGCAGCCGTGGAGCATGACTTTGTGACCAATGGTTACCTCATCGCCGATCAGCAGCGGGAAACCGTCCGGGTTGAACGGCCCGGCATGGGTGATGTGCAGCACGCTACCGTCCTGCACGCTGGTGCGCGCACCGATGCGGATGTAGTGCATATCGCCGCGGATCACCGTCAATGGCCACACCGAGCTGTCCGCGCCGATCTCGACATCACCCAGGACCACGGCGCTACGGTCGACAAAGGCCCGATCGCCAAGCTTGGGTGTGTGATTGTGGAAGCTGCGGATGGCCATGATAGGAATTCTCTTTGGTATGGATAGGGCTGCGGTCGGCGTCGATTGTAATTAAGATGGGGAAGTGTTTCTTCTGCCAAGGTGTTTAACCGTGAGTGCAAACAACCCGCTTCTGCAGTCTTATGACTTGCCGCCGTTCTCGGCGATCCGTGCCGAGCATGTGCAGCCGGCGATTGAACAGATCCTGGCCGACAACCGTACCGCCATTGCCGACATCCTCAAGGCTCAGGGCAAAACCCCAAGCTGGGCTGGCCTGGTCCTGGCCATGGACGAACTCAACGACCGCCTGGGCGCCGCCTGGAGCCCGGTCAGCCACCTCAACGCCGTGTGCAACAGCGCCGAACTGCGCGAAGCCTATGAGGCGTGCCTGCCAGCGTTGAGCGCCTACGCCACCGAAATGGGCCAGAACCGCGAGCTGTTCCAGGCCTACGAAGCGTTGATCGCCAGCCCCGAAGCCAGCGGTTTCGATGTGGCGCAAAAGACTATTCTGGAACACGCCCTGCGTGACTTCCGCCTGTCGGGTATCGACCTGCCGGCCGATAAGCAACAGCGTTATGCCGAAGTTCAGAGCAAACTGAGCGAGCTGGGCAGCCGTTTCTCCAACCAACTGCTCGATGCGACACAAGCCTGGACCAAGCACGTCAGCGACGAAGCTGCGCTGGCCGGCCTGACCGATTCGGCCAAGGCGCAGATGGCCGCCGCCGCCCAGGCCAAGGGCCTCGACGGCTGGCTGATCAGCCTGGAATTCCCCAGCTACTACGCGGTGATGACCTACGCCCAAGACCGCGCCCTGCGTGAAGAAATCTACGCCGCCTACTGTACCCGTGCCTCCGATCAGGGCCCGAATGCCGGCCAGTTCGACAACGGCCCGGTGATGCGCGAAATCCTCGACCTGCGTCAGGAACTGGCCGGCCTGCTTGGTTACGCCAACTTTGCCGAGCTGAGCCTGGCGACCAAGATGGCCGAGTCCAGCGACCAGGTGCTGAGCTTCCTGCGTGACCTGGCCAAGCGCAGCAAGCCGTTTGCCGTCCAGGACCTGGCTCAGCTCAAGGCCTACGCCGCCGAGCAGGGTTGCCCGGATCTGCAGAGCTGGGACAGCGGCTTCTACGGTGAAAAACTGCGTGAACAGCGCTACAGCGTTTCCCAGGAAACCCTGCGCGCCTACTTCCCGATCGACAAGGTCCTGACCGGCCTGTTCACCATCGTCCAGCGCCTGTACGGCATCGAGATTGCCGAGCTCAAGGGCTTCGACAGCTGGCATCCGGATGTGCGCCTGTTCGAAATCAAGGAGCACGGCCAGCACGTCGGGCGTTTCTTCTTCGACCTCTATGCTCGCGCCAACAAGCGTGGCGGTGCCTGGATGGACGGCGCCCGCGACCGTCGCTTGACCGTTGACGGCCAGCTGCAGAGCCCGGTGGCAAACCTTGTGTGCAACTTCACCCCGGCCGCCCCGGGCAAGCCGGCGCTGCTGACCCACGATGAAGTTACCACCTTGTTCCATGAATTCGGCCATGGTCTGCATCACCTGCTGACCCGTATCGAGCATGCCGGTGTGTCCGGTATCAACGGCGTGGCCTGGGATGCGGTCGAACTTCCGAGCCAGTTCATGGAAAACTGGTGCTGGGAGCCTGAAGGCCTGGCGTTGATTTCCGCTCACTATGAAACCGGCGCGCCGCTGCCCCAGGACCTGCTGGAGAAGATGCTCGCGGCGAAGAACTTCCAGTCCGGGCTGATGATGGTTCGCCAACTGGAGTTCTCGCTGTTCGACTTCGAACTGCATGCCAGCCACGGCGATGGCCGCAGCGTATTGCAAGTGCTCGAAGGCATTCGCGACGAGGTCTCGGTCATGCGTCCACCGGCGTACAACCGCTTCCCTAACAGCTTTGCGCATATCTTCGCCGGTGGTTATGCCGCCGGTTACTACAGCTACAAGTGGGCTGAAGTGCTGTCAGCCGATGCCTTCTCGCGTTTTGAAGAAGAAGGCGTGCTCAATGCCGACACCGGCCGCGCGTTCCGCGAAGCGATCCTGGCCCGTGGCGGTTCTCAGGAGCCGATGCTGCTGTTCGTCGACTTCCGTGGCCGTGAGCCGTCAATCGATGCACTCCTGCGCCATAGCGGCTTGAGTGAGGAAGTGGCGGCATGAGTGATGGGCCTGTAATCACGAAAAAACGCTTTATTGCCGGGGCGGTCTGCCCGGCGTGCAGCGAGCCGGACAAACTGATGATGTGGAGCGAAGACAGCGTTCCGCACCGTGAGTGCGTGGCTTGCGGGTTTTCCGACACCCTCAATGAACAGGGGCTTTCGGTGCCCAAGGAGCTCGGTACGCGGGTCAACAAGGTTGAGGTGAAACCGGCTGCCCCTTCGGTGCAGACGGTGCAGTTCTTCCCCAATCCCAAGCTGAAAAAGCCCGCGGCCCAAGACTGACGTGGCGCCTCCCGGTAGCAGATTCGGGAGGCAAGCTGCGGTAGTTATCCAGCTCAGCGTGAGTGCGTCCTGACGGTAGGTTGTTGGTCTTGTCCTACTGCCGTCAGGAGCAACTCATGTCTAGCCCCAACCCGCTTTTGCAACCTTTCGATCTGTTCCCCTACACCCATGTACGCATAGAAGACCTGCAACCGGCGATCGAGCAGATCGTCGAGGACAATCACGCGGCCTTGGCGCAGATCGTCGAGCGTGAGACCGATTCACCGACCTGGAATGGCCTGGTATTGGCCATCGAGGCACTCGACCAGCGTCTGGAAGATGTTTTTTACGCGTTGGTACCGTTGGCGTTCACCGATGATGAATGGGGCGCTGCGGTCGATGGATGCTATGGGCAATACAGGGCCTATCGCGCGCAGAAATATCAGAACATCGCATTGCTCAAAGCCTACCAGCGCCTCGACAGCACCGACTTTACTGTTGAACAGCACGCGGTACTGGCCCGGATCCTTCGGGATTTTCGTCTTGAGGGGGCCAATATCGTAGCCTCCGAGCAACAACAGTTCATGGATCAGGTCACGGCGATTACTGGCCTGGAGGCGCGCTTTCAGGAAAATCTCGCTGTTGCTGCAGAACAATGGAGCAAACACATCACGCAAGAGCACGAGTTGGCCGGTGTACCGGCTGCGGATCTGCAGGTCATGCAAGACAAAGCGCAAGCCAGAGGCCTCAGCGGCTGGCTGCTTACCCTGGATGAATCGACTTGCGGCGTGATCCTGCGCTATGCCGATAACCGTGAACTGCGTGAAGCGATATTCCTGGCCTATGTGACCCGGGCATCCGACCAGGTTGCAGGGCAAAGCCACCTCGACAACCAGCCGGTGTTGCAGGCATTGCTGCGTTTGCGTCACGAAAAGGCTCAACTGCTGGGTTTCAGCGATTTTATCGAGTTGAGCTTGCAAGCCAAGGCTGCGCAGTCGAGCACAGAAGTCGAAGAATTCTTGAACACCCAGATCGCCCTCAGTACGCCAAGGCTTGAGCGTGAAGCCAGCGAGTTGAGGGCATTCGCCAAACGCCTGGGCTGTGATGACCTGCAGCCATGGGATTACGAGTTCTATGCGCAAAAGATGCGCCTGGTGGATGGCATCGATCCGGATCAGGCCCTGAGTGAATACTTTTCCTTCGACTCGGCGGTGAACGGGCTGATTGGCCTGGTCGAGCAGCTGTATGGCCTGTCGATCACCTGGGTTGATGCCCCCGTCTGGGACTCTCAGGTACAGGTGCTGAAAATCACCGAAGCCGGTGAGGTGCTAGGGCATATCTACCTGGATGTTTACGCCCGACCTGGCAAGCCGGACTACCCCTGGGCGCATTTCGTTCGCAACCGGCATGTGGACGCGGATGCCAAACTGTCACTACCGATTGCGGTGTTGTTTGCCACTTATGACTCGGGTAAGGCCCAACTGGGTCATCTGGACCTGCGCAAGTTGTTCCATGAGTTTCATCATTGCCTCCAGCAGGTGCTGATGAGCAACAGCCATCGCCGCTTGAACAGCATTCGCGACCTGGGCCACGACCTCTCGGAGTTCATCGCCAAACTGCTGGAGCAGTGGTGCTGGTCAGCCGAGTGCTTGCAGTCTGTTTCAAGGCATCGTGTGAATGCGTCCAGCGCCTCGCTCAGTGACGTTCGGCAATGGCTGGCGGCGCGAGAAACGCAGCGGGGCCTGGAGGTTGCCGAGGAACTCAAGCGTGCTCTGCTCGATTTCGAACTGCACCGAAGTTACCCGGATCGACGCAGCATCCAGCACGTCAGGGAGGCTGTTTACGCACGAACCCAAGTGCTGCCGCTGGCCACAAATGACCGCTTCAGCAGTGGTTTCGATTATATGGTCGCCGGCTATGAAGCGGGCTACTACTGCTACTTGTGGGCAGACGTGAAGGCCACCGAGGTGTTCGCCAGGTTCAAGGCGAAGGGTGTTTTCAATCCGCGCCTGGGGCAGGCCATGCGCGAGGAACTGCTGGCGCCGGGCGCATTGCGATCGATGTCAGCGTCCGTCCAGGCGTTCCTTGAGCGCTCAGCGGTAGTGGAATGACAAAGGCACCCCGTGTACTGTATATAAAAACAGTATTCGGGGTTGTTCACATGTCTACGCCTCAAGCACCGATACGCGGGCGCGGCACCGCCAGCAACCCGCATAATCGTTTTGCCCCCAACCGCTCGGTAGCCGAGGACGATGGCTGGTACCAGGAAGTGCCGCTGACCCAGGGCACTGAGGTGCGCCTCGAAACCGCCAAGAGCATCATCACCCGCAACAACTCGCCCGACCTGCCTTTCGATCGTTCGATCAACCCTTATCGCGGTTGCGAACATGGCTGTATCTACTGCTATGCACGTCCCAGTCATGCCTATTGGGACCTGTCGCCGGGGCTGGATTTCGAAACCAAGCTGATCGCCAAGACCAACGCTGCGGCCGTGCTCGAACAGCAGTTGAGCAAGCCTGGTTATGTCTGCGCGCCGATCAACCTGGGCTCCAATACGGATCCTTACCAACCCATCGAGCGCGAGCAGCGGCTGACCCGGCGGCTACTCGAAGTGCTGCTGCGCTATCGTCATCCGGTAACCATCGTCACCAAGGGCTCGTTGATTCTGCGTGACCTGGACCTGCTCGCCGAGCTGGCCCGCCAGCGCCTGGTCAGCGTGATGATCAGCCTGACTACCCTGGACGATGAACTCAAGCGCACCCTTGAACCGCGGGCAGCGGCGCCCAAGGCGCGCTTGCGGGCGATCCGCGTGCTGACTGAAGCCGGCGTTCCGGTGGGCGTGTTGTGCTCGCCGATGATCCCGATGATCAACGACAGTGAGCTGGAACACCTGCTCGAAGCGGCCAAGGCCAATGGCGCCCTGAGTGCAGCCTATATGATGCTGCGCCTGCCACGTGAAGTGGCGCCGCTGTTCGAGCAATGGCTGCAGGACCATTATCCGCAACGGGCCAATCATGTGCTGAGCCTGGTTCGCCAGAGCCGTGGCGGTGAGCTGTACGACAGCCGCTTCGGGGCGCGCATGCGTGGCGAAGGGGTGTTCGCCGAGTTGCTGGCGCAGCGCTTCAGCAAGGCGAACCGTCGCCTGGGGTTGAACCTGCGTGAAGGCTATGCGCTTGATTGCAGTGCGTTCTGCCCCCCCGGTGGACAGCTGTCACTGCTCTGATTTTCGATACTGGGTATTGGCCATTAATGTTTTTTTGATATTATCTAGGCAACTCTTTGAATCTCTGTAACGCCCGTCCTAGAGCCTCTCAATTCAGTTTGAGTTAAGTTTCGCCGAGTAGCGTAGGAATTCAGTCAATAACTGATGTGATTATTGGCACGCGCATTTCATCCAACTGTCATGCGCTGTTTGAATCATCAACCCGGTAAAATGGACTTAACCCAAAACCGTCAAAGAGGATGAATCATGCCCGTCAAGGACCCATCCAAGGCCGCCCCGCAAGCCCCTGCCGAGAGCGCCGATGCCGCCCTGAAGCATATCGTCGACGGCTTTCTGCGGTTCCATCATGACGTTTTTCCCGAACAGCAGGAGCTGTTCAAGAAACTCGCCACCGCACAAACGCCCCGGGCGATGTTCATCACCTGTGCCGACTCGCGCATCGTGCCCGAGCTGATTACCCAGAGTTCCCCTGGCGACCTGTTCGTGACCCGCAACGTCGGTAACGTCGTGCCACCCTATGGGCAGATGAACGGCGGCGTCTCCACCGCCATCGAATACGCCGTGCTTGCCCTGGGCGTACACCACATCATCGTTTGCGGTCACTCCGACTGCGGCGCCATGCGCGCGGTACTCAACCCGCAGAGCCTGGAGAAGATGCCGACGGTCAAGGCCTGGCTGCGCCATGCCGAGGTCGCCCGCACGGTGGTCGAAGACAACTGCTCCTGCGGCAGCGAGCATGAAAGCATGCAGGTGCTGACCAAGGAAAACGTCATCGCCCAGTTGCACCACCTGCGCACCCACCCGTCGGTGGCCTCGCGCCTGGCGGCTGGCCAGCTGTACATCCACGGCTGGATCTATGACATTGAAACCAGCCAGATCGAGGCTTACGACGCCGCAAGTGACAGCTTCCTGCCCCTTGCACAAGGCCAGCCGATCCCTTGCGCAACACCCCGAGGCCGCTACTAAGCGTTCCCGCCCCCCGCAACCCGCTGATTGACGGCTGCACCTGCCTGGTGCGGCCTGGTCATCGGCTGCCTTGAGTTCCCCTGACTGCCGTGCCGGCGCCCGCTGGCGATGTGCGGCTGCGCGCCTGTCAGGGACCGTGCCAACGGCCATTGGATTGGCCGGCATCATCAGAGAAGGAGTGACTGGGTGAACAAGACACAAGTGAAAGCGGCATTGCCGCGTGAGTTGCTGGCCTCGGTGGTAGTGTTCCTGGTCGCCCTGCCCTTGTGCATGGGCATTGCCATCGCCTCGGGCATGCCACCGGCCAAAGGCCTGATTACCGGGATCGTCGGCGGTATCGTGGTCGGTTGGCTGGCCGGCTCGCCGTTGCAGGTCAGTGGCCCGGCAGCTGGCTTGGCGGTGCTGGTGTTCGAACTGGTGCGCCAGCATGGCGTGGCGATGCTGGGGCCGATCCTGTTGTTGGCAGGCTTGCTGCAATTGCTCGCCGGGCGCCTGCGCCTGGGCTGCTGGTTCCGGGTGACTGCGCCGGCGGTGGTATACGGCATGCTCGCCGGCATTGGCGTGCTGATCGTGTTGTCCCAGGTGCATGTGATGTTCGACAGCGCACCGCAGCCCTCGGGCCTGGCCAACCTGCTGGGCTTTGCGGCAACCCTGACCCAGGCGCTGGAAGGCACCGGCAATGGCTGGCAGGCCGGGCTGCTTGGGCTTGGCACCATCGTCATTATGTGGGGTTGGGAACGCTTGCGCCCGCAGCCGTTGCGCTTCGTGCCGGGCG encodes:
- a CDS encoding M3 family metallopeptidase — translated: MSSPNPLLQPFDLFPYTHVRIEDLQPAIEQIVEDNHAALAQIVERETDSPTWNGLVLAIEALDQRLEDVFYALVPLAFTDDEWGAAVDGCYGQYRAYRAQKYQNIALLKAYQRLDSTDFTVEQHAVLARILRDFRLEGANIVASEQQQFMDQVTAITGLEARFQENLAVAAEQWSKHITQEHELAGVPAADLQVMQDKAQARGLSGWLLTLDESTCGVILRYADNRELREAIFLAYVTRASDQVAGQSHLDNQPVLQALLRLRHEKAQLLGFSDFIELSLQAKAAQSSTEVEEFLNTQIALSTPRLEREASELRAFAKRLGCDDLQPWDYEFYAQKMRLVDGIDPDQALSEYFSFDSAVNGLIGLVEQLYGLSITWVDAPVWDSQVQVLKITEAGEVLGHIYLDVYARPGKPDYPWAHFVRNRHVDADAKLSLPIAVLFATYDSGKAQLGHLDLRKLFHEFHHCLQQVLMSNSHRRLNSIRDLGHDLSEFIAKLLEQWCWSAECLQSVSRHRVNASSASLSDVRQWLAARETQRGLEVAEELKRALLDFELHRSYPDRRSIQHVREAVYARTQVLPLATNDRFSSGFDYMVAGYEAGYYCYLWADVKATEVFARFKAKGVFNPRLGQAMREELLAPGALRSMSASVQAFLERSAVVE
- a CDS encoding carbonic anhydrase — encoded protein: MPVKDPSKAAPQAPAESADAALKHIVDGFLRFHHDVFPEQQELFKKLATAQTPRAMFITCADSRIVPELITQSSPGDLFVTRNVGNVVPPYGQMNGGVSTAIEYAVLALGVHHIIVCGHSDCGAMRAVLNPQSLEKMPTVKAWLRHAEVARTVVEDNCSCGSEHESMQVLTKENVIAQLHHLRTHPSVASRLAAGQLYIHGWIYDIETSQIEAYDAASDSFLPLAQGQPIPCATPRGRY
- a CDS encoding PA0069 family radical SAM protein, producing MSTPQAPIRGRGTASNPHNRFAPNRSVAEDDGWYQEVPLTQGTEVRLETAKSIITRNNSPDLPFDRSINPYRGCEHGCIYCYARPSHAYWDLSPGLDFETKLIAKTNAAAVLEQQLSKPGYVCAPINLGSNTDPYQPIEREQRLTRRLLEVLLRYRHPVTIVTKGSLILRDLDLLAELARQRLVSVMISLTTLDDELKRTLEPRAAAPKARLRAIRVLTEAGVPVGVLCSPMIPMINDSELEHLLEAAKANGALSAAYMMLRLPREVAPLFEQWLQDHYPQRANHVLSLVRQSRGGELYDSRFGARMRGEGVFAELLAQRFSKANRRLGLNLREGYALDCSAFCPPGGQLSLL